A segment of the Mastacembelus armatus chromosome 7, fMasArm1.2, whole genome shotgun sequence genome:
CTTTCTGAAGCAGCGTGGTGGAACAGAGAGCAGCTGCCTGATGTGGAGAATCTGTGGGCGTTGTCACTGAAGTCCGCTCTACCGCACCGGGTGAAGCAGCGCTGGGGCCTGGTTCCTGATCTTCCACATCCATCTCCAGTGGTATGTTCCCATCGAGCATAACTCATCACACAGTTCCTGTAGCGAGTATAATATAAATCAGGGAGGCTCAGgtccacacacaaaaatatgttcAATGTTTAGATAGTGAGAAGTGTTCTTGCTGTGTGCTTGCAGTCAGTGTGAGAGGTTTAAAGTTATCATAATACAGAATTTCTTGGAGAAGTGGCTAATTTCTCTCTCATTCCATTGGTGTGCAACTAGTAAATAATAGAAAAGATAATTTCTAATCTAAACTGTGTTGTACTATTGTTAccctcagctgcagagagaaccaggtttttattttgaatagaGATGCACCGATTGACCGGCCAGTGATCGGAGTCGGCCGATTTTTCGCATCGGTGACTGCCCGGTTTTTTATTGCCAGCTGCGGCGCGGGGAAATGACGTCACATCCACGCGCAAACTCACAGTCTCATGTTAACATGTCGTTTGTGtgtggaagtttttttttttgtttgtttttttttccttagtgAAGATGATACAAAGGTCGCAGTTTGTAACATTTGTAAGGCCAAAATACGACGTGGggaaacaaccacaaaaacGTTCAGAATAACAAACCGAATAAAGACACTTAAAACACCATCAATCAGCTGAATATGCCCAGTTTGAAAAGGGGAAAGCCGCTAAAGCTAGCGCTCCTTTGTCCAAGCCAAAGCTCGCCAGCCACAAGTCAGCAGCCTCTGCTATCTTTTATTGGGATGAGGAGTGAAAAGACCAAGCAATTACTAGAAAAAATACGGAATTCATGGCACTTGATGACCAGTCGTTCTCCATAGTCGAGGACAGAGGTTTTGATAAATTACCTCAGTCACATTATACCGAGCCGGCGTATTAATCTATGTTAGTTATATAAAGGAACTAATTTTATACCTTTTTCAAGGCacaaagcactttattttgttgtgagaaGATCttataatgtttaataatttattataaaataaatttcattgaagaaaatatttctgtatatgctttcattgcagttctttttttaaaaaaaagaattggaATCGGATGAGAAAATTGCAATCAGTGCATCTCTAATTTTGAACgagcttatttaaaaaaaacaaaacaaaaaaaactttttttttttctcatttctgtttcCTGGTGAGTGCAAGTTCACACTTTGCCCCATGTTTGCAGGTTGTGATAAATTCAGTATAATGCACAAGCTGCAGTCAATAACTCATAATGACGAAGTGAAACCACTGATTTGGTTTGTTGGTGGTGTTCAGTTTGTGTCTGATCAGATCTGGAATCTGTTGATGCTGAGGCTCCGTCACACAGACCGCTGGGTTCTCGGTCTCCTCCCTGACCGAGGCCCGACTCCAGGAAGAGACCTGTTGGTTCTCGGCTTCTTTCATTTTCCAGTGACTGAgaccactgtgctcctgggaacactcgGAGCTCTAGAACTGGTTTGATCTCCTGGTCCTGATCTGTGTCTCAGTACAGTCTAATCACAGAGTTCCTGGACTTCAGGTCGGCTTCTGTTCTGACCTGAAGTGTAAACTGTGGGACCTCATACACACAGTAGTGTGTCTTTCTAAACTCTGTCCAGTCAGATCAGTTTGTTCCAAGTGGACTCCAATCAGGTTCTAGACACATCTCAAGGAAACTAAGATTTGAATAGTCTGCTATTCAAAACTATGAataacagtttgtgttttttaagaaATTAGCCAAAATTATGTACTTTATTGGATTTGTATACGATTGGTTATGGAATGTAGAATATTGGACAAattccattttaaatgaaatctaCAAAAAAACATCCCTGCCATTACCCAGCCTTTAATTAGCCCTTTGCTTTGGTGCTGGCCTTGCCCCCTGGTATTATTTGAACACAGGCTTTTATTTGGGAATTACAGTATAAGCTCCAACCATCACAGGCTGCCAGAAACAGTCTTGAATATAAAGTCTTAAAGGACAATCCTGAATGTTTTCCAGGTTTTAGCTCATTAACTGGAAACTACACAGTTTGTACTTGTCATCATTTTTTATTGGTCAGAATTGGGTTATTGTGTGGTGATACAGTTGGTGGTGCCAACTAACAAAACTCTGATTGTTTTCCTAATGTTAATGTCATCATTAGCCTGGATTTGATTTTGTGAGTTCAAACCACATGTATGCTTTTCACAAGCCAACTCCATGTATGTAATAGTCCTCCCTAATAACTTTTACCAAAAGTGGGTGCCACTAGAAAAACATATCTAATTCACATTTAAATACCTAAATCTTTACAGAAACCTCTGGTAtggtatttaaaaatgtgacaccAGTTTGACTGTGCTGCAATAGCTTTCTTTCCACTCTTGGGTTAATACAAATTAGAATAAGTTGTACAGTGTGTCTAACATCTTAGCTAAACATATGATGTATatgttgttctttcttttaGGAATTTTTGTTTAATCATCTGTCTTAAGTTGCAATAGgatctgtgttttattgctgAACAGGCCCCAAATTCAGAAGCTGCTGGCACTGAGCCGTCTGGTTTTCTTTCCATGTCACTTTAGAGATGCACAGCACTAAACTCGGATGAAAAGCAATGGTGTGATCTCAGTGGAGAGGTTGCCCCCCTGCCAGAACCTGCGCCATCTTCTCTGAGAACTTCATCAGATCTAGATCCTCTCAGATGCAGCTCCTCCCAGCAAGACCTTGGAGGACCGACCGAAGCTGTACCAGCCTCACCTGACAGACAGTTGTCCTCTCGCAGCAGGCATGATGGCAAAACAACATCCACCACAGATCCACTCACCAACGGACCAGAGCTGCCTCTCCTCAGCTGGAAGGATGCAGCAGTGCCAGCGCGATGCTCAGATGTTGGTGGAGAAGGGGGGAG
Coding sequences within it:
- the si:ch73-70k4.1 gene encoding uncharacterized protein si:ch73-70k4.1; translation: MAENFLRSKLKRKKPSVEELHPESLSTGKSGRSALFHSDSTAESSGSVLSEAAWWNREQLPDVENLWALSLKSALPHRVKQRWGLVPDLPHPSPVRCTALNSDEKQWCDLSGEVAPLPEPAPSSLRTSSDLDPLRCSSSQQDLGGPTEAVPASPDRQLSSRSRHDGKTTSTTDPLTNGPELPLLSWKDAAVPARCSDVGGEGGRTGEEQVEPETGPDNTQLLTNKMEVSDSQVFLQMEYENGDNVVENKVKEEVMGSVRRDGAAGAVALQSCPMCLLVFPVGFTQMDCDGHLAQCLSEMNVDMTW